From the genome of Leguminivora glycinivorella isolate SPB_JAAS2020 chromosome Z, LegGlyc_1.1, whole genome shotgun sequence, one region includes:
- the LOC125241010 gene encoding UDP-sugar transporter UST74c codes for MSSRGQDEAESESKLLKRALSAAFYAFTSFMITVVNKTVLTTYAFPSYLVLGLGQMIATLVVLWVGRRIRVVQFPSLDMNVARRIWPLPIIYLGNMVTGLGGTKELSLPMLTALRRFSILMTMILERIILSVRATWQVQGSVMAMVGGALLAAADDVTFSWQGYTLVLLNDGFTAANGVISKKKLDSKELGKYGLMFYNALFMIVPAAYVAWHVGDIEASINYEHWGDTLFLIQFLTSCVMGFVLSYSVMLCTQYNSALTTTIIGCLKNILVTYLGMVIGGDYVFSWLNFVGLNISVLASLVYTYVTFKRKPQAVYSKIAEANARVDTV; via the coding sequence ATGTCGAGCCGCGGGCAGGACGAGGCTGAGAGCGAGTCCAAGCTCCTGAAGCGCGCGCTGAGCGCAGCCTTCTATGCGTTCACCTCCTTCATGATCACCGTCGTCAACAAAACGGTGCTAACTACGTACGCTTTCCCGTCGTACCTGGTGCTGGGGCTCGGGCAGATGATAGCGACTTTAGTGGTGCTGTGGGTCGGGCGGCGGATCAGAGTGGTGCAGTTCCCGTCGCTGGACATGAACGTGGCGCGCCGGATCTGGCCGCTGCCGATCATCTACCTCGGCAACATGGTTACGGGCCTCGGAGGGACGAAGGAACTGAGTTTGCCAATGCTTACTGCGCTGCGACGTTTCAGTATTCTCATGACCATGATTTTAGAGAGGATCATATTAAGTGTGAGAGCCACATGGCAAGTGCAAGGAAGTGTCATGGCAATGGTCGGAGGTGCACTGCTGGCTGCAGCTGACGATGTCACATTCTCCTGGCAAGGGTACACGCTTGTCCTACTCAATGACGGTTTCACTGCAGCTAATGGTGTTATCAGTAAGAAGAAACTGGACTCCAAGGAGCTTGGGAAATACGGGCTGATGTTCTACAATGCACTGTTTATGATCGTGCCGGCTGCTTATGTGGCCTGGCATGTGGGAGACATAGAAGCATCAATAAATTATGAGCATTGGGGTGACACGCTGTTCCTAATTCAGTTCCTAACGTCGTGTGTCATGGGGTTTGTACTCTCATACAGTGTCATGCTCTGTACGCAATACAACAGTGCCTTAACAACAACAATCATTGGTTGCCTTAAGAACATTTTGGTTACTTACCTCGGTATGGTAATCGGTGGGGACTATGTGTTCTCATGGCTTAACTTTGTAGGTTTAAATATAAGTGTGTTGGCGAGTCTTGTATACACATATGTTACGTTCAAACGTAAACCTCAGGCTGTGTACAGCAAGATTGCAGAAGCAAATGCCCGTGTGGATACCGTATAG